Proteins from a single region of Carassius carassius chromosome 37, fCarCar2.1, whole genome shotgun sequence:
- the LOC132118504 gene encoding calcium/calmodulin-dependent protein kinase type 1D-like isoform X4, with protein sequence MGRKEGDYGWKKSTDNIQDVFEFMEVLGSGAFSEVFMVKERKTGKLFALKCVKKKNKRDVNLENEIAVLRKIKHDNVVCLEDFYESRTHYYLVMQLVSGGELFDRILDRGMYSEADASLVIRQVLEAVSYLHKNGIVHRDLKPENLLYYSPDESSKIMVSDFGLSKMEEKGIMSTACGTPGYVAPEVLAQKPYSKAIDCWSIGVITYILLCGYPPFYEETETRLFSKIMKAQYEFDSPFWDDISESAKDFIRNMMQKNPKMRYDTEQALRHPWIIGKTARSQDIYHSVSEQIQKNFAKSKWKQAFNATVAIHHMKKLQQAHSETCLRLKQTPVPEIKVIATSTPESSRKKLFAETPEPNSNVPSNQMSVPSGSTESKSQYHPVRVSHSETTHVGTLTVTEKSKHVYHSQPADLNGYTKRSSSRNGQTLQTGVCSVM encoded by the exons ATGGGCCGAAAAGAGGGTGACTACGGTTGGAAAAAGAGCACGGATAACATCCAGGATGTGTTTGAATTCATGGAGGTGCTAGGATC GGGAGCGTTCTCAGAGGTCTTCATGGTGAAGGAGAGAAAAACAGGGAAGCTTTTTGCACTGAAGTGtgtgaagaagaaaaacaaaagggATGTCAACCTGGAGAATGAAATCGCTGTGTTGAGAAA GATCAAACATGACAATGTGGTTTGCTTGGAGGATTTCTATGAAAGTCGGACGCATTACTACCTGGTCATGCAGCT TGTTTCAGGTGGTGAACTGTTCGACCGGATCCTGGACCGGGGAATGTATTCAGAGGCCGATGCTAGTCTGGTCATCAGACAGGTGTTGGAGGCGGTCAGCTACCTGCACAAAAACGGCATTGTCCACCGCGACCTCAAG CCAGAGAATCTGCTCTACTACAGCCCTGATGAAAGCTCCAAGATCATGGTCAGTGATTTTGGCCTGTCTAAGATGGAGGAGAAGGGCATCATGTCCACGGCCTGCGGGACTCCAGGATATGTCG CCCCTGAAGTATTGGCCCAGAAACCTTACAGCAAAGCCATTGACTGCTGGTCTATTGGAGTCATCACCTACATCCT TCTCTGTGGCTATCCTCCTTTCTATGAAGAAACCGAGACTCGTCTGTTTTCTAAAATCATGAAGGCACAGTATGAGTTTGATTCGCCCTTCTGGGATGATATCTCGGAGTCTG CAAAGGACTTCATCCGCAACATGATGCAGAAGAATCCTAAGATGCGTTATGACACAGAACAGGCTCTCAGACACCCCTG GATTATAGGAAAGACGGCTCGGAGTCAGGACATCTACCACTCCGTCAGTGAGCAGATCCAGAAGAACTTTGCCAAGTCCAAGTGGAAG CAAGCCTTCAACGCTACAGTGGCCATTCACCACATGAAGAAACTGCAGCAGGCCCACTCGGAGACCTGTCTCCGTCTGAAACAGACGCCTGTGCCTGAGATCAAGGTCATCGCAACATCCACACCTGAATCCAGCCGCAAGAAGCTGTTCGCTGAGACCCCCGAACCAAACAGCAATGTTCCCAGCAATCAGATGAGTGTGCCCTCCGGCTCCACCGAGTCAAAGAGTCAGTATCATCCTGTCCGGGTCAGTCACAGTGAGACCACCCATGTCGGGACCCTCACCGTTACAGAGAAGAGCAAACATGTGTATCACTCGCAGCCAGCGGACCTAAATGG GTACACAAAAAGGAGCTCCAGTCGTAACGGGCAGACCCTGCAGACTGGCGTTTGCTCTGTCATGTGA
- the LOC132118504 gene encoding calcium/calmodulin-dependent protein kinase type 1D-like isoform X2 yields the protein MSVSLRSAQHPLSSHVILCHCCPCLSLDHFCKRQRSCWSCYRPEEIPVEAHAEMGRKEGDYGWKKSTDNIQDVFEFMEVLGSGAFSEVFMVKERKTGKLFALKCVKKKNKRDVNLENEIAVLRKIKHDNVVCLEDFYESRTHYYLVMQLVSGGELFDRILDRGMYSEADASLVIRQVLEAVSYLHKNGIVHRDLKPENLLYYSPDESSKIMVSDFGLSKMEEKGIMSTACGTPGYVAPEVLAQKPYSKAIDCWSIGVITYILLCGYPPFYEETETRLFSKIMKAQYEFDSPFWDDISESAKDFIRNMMQKNPKMRYDTEQALRHPWIIGKTARSQDIYHSVSEQIQKNFAKSKWKQAFNATVAIHHMKKLQQAHSETCLRLKQTPVPEIKVIATSTPESSRKKLFAETPEPNSNVPSNQMSVPSGSTESKSQYHPVRVSHSETTHVGTLTVTEKSKHVYHSQPADLNGYTKRSSSRNGQTLQTGVCSVM from the exons ATGTCTGTATCGTTGAGATCTGCGCAGCATCCTCTCTCCTCGCATGTCATTCTTTGTCATTGCTGTCCTTGCTTGAGCCTTGATCATTTCTGCAAGAGACAGAGATCGTGCTGGAGTTGTTACAGACCCGAAG AAATCCCTGTAGAAGCTCACGCAGAAATGGGCCGAAAAGAGGGTGACTACGGTTGGAAAAAGAGCACGGATAACATCCAGGATGTGTTTGAATTCATGGAGGTGCTAGGATC GGGAGCGTTCTCAGAGGTCTTCATGGTGAAGGAGAGAAAAACAGGGAAGCTTTTTGCACTGAAGTGtgtgaagaagaaaaacaaaagggATGTCAACCTGGAGAATGAAATCGCTGTGTTGAGAAA GATCAAACATGACAATGTGGTTTGCTTGGAGGATTTCTATGAAAGTCGGACGCATTACTACCTGGTCATGCAGCT TGTTTCAGGTGGTGAACTGTTCGACCGGATCCTGGACCGGGGAATGTATTCAGAGGCCGATGCTAGTCTGGTCATCAGACAGGTGTTGGAGGCGGTCAGCTACCTGCACAAAAACGGCATTGTCCACCGCGACCTCAAG CCAGAGAATCTGCTCTACTACAGCCCTGATGAAAGCTCCAAGATCATGGTCAGTGATTTTGGCCTGTCTAAGATGGAGGAGAAGGGCATCATGTCCACGGCCTGCGGGACTCCAGGATATGTCG CCCCTGAAGTATTGGCCCAGAAACCTTACAGCAAAGCCATTGACTGCTGGTCTATTGGAGTCATCACCTACATCCT TCTCTGTGGCTATCCTCCTTTCTATGAAGAAACCGAGACTCGTCTGTTTTCTAAAATCATGAAGGCACAGTATGAGTTTGATTCGCCCTTCTGGGATGATATCTCGGAGTCTG CAAAGGACTTCATCCGCAACATGATGCAGAAGAATCCTAAGATGCGTTATGACACAGAACAGGCTCTCAGACACCCCTG GATTATAGGAAAGACGGCTCGGAGTCAGGACATCTACCACTCCGTCAGTGAGCAGATCCAGAAGAACTTTGCCAAGTCCAAGTGGAAG CAAGCCTTCAACGCTACAGTGGCCATTCACCACATGAAGAAACTGCAGCAGGCCCACTCGGAGACCTGTCTCCGTCTGAAACAGACGCCTGTGCCTGAGATCAAGGTCATCGCAACATCCACACCTGAATCCAGCCGCAAGAAGCTGTTCGCTGAGACCCCCGAACCAAACAGCAATGTTCCCAGCAATCAGATGAGTGTGCCCTCCGGCTCCACCGAGTCAAAGAGTCAGTATCATCCTGTCCGGGTCAGTCACAGTGAGACCACCCATGTCGGGACCCTCACCGTTACAGAGAAGAGCAAACATGTGTATCACTCGCAGCCAGCGGACCTAAATGG GTACACAAAAAGGAGCTCCAGTCGTAACGGGCAGACCCTGCAGACTGGCGTTTGCTCTGTCATGTGA
- the LOC132118504 gene encoding calcium/calmodulin-dependent protein kinase type 1D-like isoform X3 — MAPGIFGIVLAANKEIPVEAHAEMGRKEGDYGWKKSTDNIQDVFEFMEVLGSGAFSEVFMVKERKTGKLFALKCVKKKNKRDVNLENEIAVLRKIKHDNVVCLEDFYESRTHYYLVMQLVSGGELFDRILDRGMYSEADASLVIRQVLEAVSYLHKNGIVHRDLKPENLLYYSPDESSKIMVSDFGLSKMEEKGIMSTACGTPGYVAPEVLAQKPYSKAIDCWSIGVITYILLCGYPPFYEETETRLFSKIMKAQYEFDSPFWDDISESAKDFIRNMMQKNPKMRYDTEQALRHPWIIGKTARSQDIYHSVSEQIQKNFAKSKWKQAFNATVAIHHMKKLQQAHSETCLRLKQTPVPEIKVIATSTPESSRKKLFAETPEPNSNVPSNQMSVPSGSTESKSQYHPVRVSHSETTHVGTLTVTEKSKHVYHSQPADLNGYTKRSSSRNGQTLQTGVCSVM, encoded by the exons ATGGCTCCTGGGATATTTGGGATTGTTTTGGCTGCAAATAAAG AAATCCCTGTAGAAGCTCACGCAGAAATGGGCCGAAAAGAGGGTGACTACGGTTGGAAAAAGAGCACGGATAACATCCAGGATGTGTTTGAATTCATGGAGGTGCTAGGATC GGGAGCGTTCTCAGAGGTCTTCATGGTGAAGGAGAGAAAAACAGGGAAGCTTTTTGCACTGAAGTGtgtgaagaagaaaaacaaaagggATGTCAACCTGGAGAATGAAATCGCTGTGTTGAGAAA GATCAAACATGACAATGTGGTTTGCTTGGAGGATTTCTATGAAAGTCGGACGCATTACTACCTGGTCATGCAGCT TGTTTCAGGTGGTGAACTGTTCGACCGGATCCTGGACCGGGGAATGTATTCAGAGGCCGATGCTAGTCTGGTCATCAGACAGGTGTTGGAGGCGGTCAGCTACCTGCACAAAAACGGCATTGTCCACCGCGACCTCAAG CCAGAGAATCTGCTCTACTACAGCCCTGATGAAAGCTCCAAGATCATGGTCAGTGATTTTGGCCTGTCTAAGATGGAGGAGAAGGGCATCATGTCCACGGCCTGCGGGACTCCAGGATATGTCG CCCCTGAAGTATTGGCCCAGAAACCTTACAGCAAAGCCATTGACTGCTGGTCTATTGGAGTCATCACCTACATCCT TCTCTGTGGCTATCCTCCTTTCTATGAAGAAACCGAGACTCGTCTGTTTTCTAAAATCATGAAGGCACAGTATGAGTTTGATTCGCCCTTCTGGGATGATATCTCGGAGTCTG CAAAGGACTTCATCCGCAACATGATGCAGAAGAATCCTAAGATGCGTTATGACACAGAACAGGCTCTCAGACACCCCTG GATTATAGGAAAGACGGCTCGGAGTCAGGACATCTACCACTCCGTCAGTGAGCAGATCCAGAAGAACTTTGCCAAGTCCAAGTGGAAG CAAGCCTTCAACGCTACAGTGGCCATTCACCACATGAAGAAACTGCAGCAGGCCCACTCGGAGACCTGTCTCCGTCTGAAACAGACGCCTGTGCCTGAGATCAAGGTCATCGCAACATCCACACCTGAATCCAGCCGCAAGAAGCTGTTCGCTGAGACCCCCGAACCAAACAGCAATGTTCCCAGCAATCAGATGAGTGTGCCCTCCGGCTCCACCGAGTCAAAGAGTCAGTATCATCCTGTCCGGGTCAGTCACAGTGAGACCACCCATGTCGGGACCCTCACCGTTACAGAGAAGAGCAAACATGTGTATCACTCGCAGCCAGCGGACCTAAATGG GTACACAAAAAGGAGCTCCAGTCGTAACGGGCAGACCCTGCAGACTGGCGTTTGCTCTGTCATGTGA
- the LOC132118504 gene encoding calcium/calmodulin-dependent protein kinase type 1D-like isoform X1, which produces MGHRELSTVLSTDKNNLHLTPTIPQQASIGLNTHLDDRQHLKLAYIKEEVPHWHHTNQDHTLSDPWRKTSSQVIAHLTLSPRSVSAFSRGAFSEVFMVKERKTGKLFALKCVKKKNKRDVNLENEIAVLRKIKHDNVVCLEDFYESRTHYYLVMQLVSGGELFDRILDRGMYSEADASLVIRQVLEAVSYLHKNGIVHRDLKPENLLYYSPDESSKIMVSDFGLSKMEEKGIMSTACGTPGYVAPEVLAQKPYSKAIDCWSIGVITYILLCGYPPFYEETETRLFSKIMKAQYEFDSPFWDDISESAKDFIRNMMQKNPKMRYDTEQALRHPWIIGKTARSQDIYHSVSEQIQKNFAKSKWKQAFNATVAIHHMKKLQQAHSETCLRLKQTPVPEIKVIATSTPESSRKKLFAETPEPNSNVPSNQMSVPSGSTESKSQYHPVRVSHSETTHVGTLTVTEKSKHVYHSQPADLNGYTKRSSSRNGQTLQTGVCSVM; this is translated from the exons ATGGGCCATAGGGAGTTGAGCACGGTGCTTTCAACTGACAAAAACAACCTGCATTTAACTCCCACAATCCCTCAGCAGGCTTCTATTGGACTTAACACTCATCTGGATGACAGACAGCATCTAAAATTGGCTTATATTAAG GAGGAAGTGCCACACTGGCATCACACTAACCAGGATCACACTCTCTCAGATCCATGGAGAAAAACATCATCCCAGGTAATTGCACATTTGACCTTATCTCCTCGTTCTGTCTCTGCTTTCTCCAGGGGAGCGTTCTCAGAGGTCTTCATGGTGAAGGAGAGAAAAACAGGGAAGCTTTTTGCACTGAAGTGtgtgaagaagaaaaacaaaagggATGTCAACCTGGAGAATGAAATCGCTGTGTTGAGAAA GATCAAACATGACAATGTGGTTTGCTTGGAGGATTTCTATGAAAGTCGGACGCATTACTACCTGGTCATGCAGCT TGTTTCAGGTGGTGAACTGTTCGACCGGATCCTGGACCGGGGAATGTATTCAGAGGCCGATGCTAGTCTGGTCATCAGACAGGTGTTGGAGGCGGTCAGCTACCTGCACAAAAACGGCATTGTCCACCGCGACCTCAAG CCAGAGAATCTGCTCTACTACAGCCCTGATGAAAGCTCCAAGATCATGGTCAGTGATTTTGGCCTGTCTAAGATGGAGGAGAAGGGCATCATGTCCACGGCCTGCGGGACTCCAGGATATGTCG CCCCTGAAGTATTGGCCCAGAAACCTTACAGCAAAGCCATTGACTGCTGGTCTATTGGAGTCATCACCTACATCCT TCTCTGTGGCTATCCTCCTTTCTATGAAGAAACCGAGACTCGTCTGTTTTCTAAAATCATGAAGGCACAGTATGAGTTTGATTCGCCCTTCTGGGATGATATCTCGGAGTCTG CAAAGGACTTCATCCGCAACATGATGCAGAAGAATCCTAAGATGCGTTATGACACAGAACAGGCTCTCAGACACCCCTG GATTATAGGAAAGACGGCTCGGAGTCAGGACATCTACCACTCCGTCAGTGAGCAGATCCAGAAGAACTTTGCCAAGTCCAAGTGGAAG CAAGCCTTCAACGCTACAGTGGCCATTCACCACATGAAGAAACTGCAGCAGGCCCACTCGGAGACCTGTCTCCGTCTGAAACAGACGCCTGTGCCTGAGATCAAGGTCATCGCAACATCCACACCTGAATCCAGCCGCAAGAAGCTGTTCGCTGAGACCCCCGAACCAAACAGCAATGTTCCCAGCAATCAGATGAGTGTGCCCTCCGGCTCCACCGAGTCAAAGAGTCAGTATCATCCTGTCCGGGTCAGTCACAGTGAGACCACCCATGTCGGGACCCTCACCGTTACAGAGAAGAGCAAACATGTGTATCACTCGCAGCCAGCGGACCTAAATGG GTACACAAAAAGGAGCTCCAGTCGTAACGGGCAGACCCTGCAGACTGGCGTTTGCTCTGTCATGTGA